DNA from Candidatus Methylomirabilota bacterium:
GCGTCGCCTACTGGCTCTACGAGCTGGCCGGGCTCTTTCATCCGTACTACAAAGCTCACCGCGTGATCCAGGCCGACGAGCGGCTCATGTTCGCCCGACTAGCGCTCTGCACCGCCGTGGGCGAGGTGCTGCGCCATGGGCTCGAGCTGCTCGGCGTGAGCGCCCCGGAGAGCATGTGAGGCGGCGCGAGCCGACGTGGGGCAGCCAGACGGCGTCCGCCCTCGTCCTCGTCGGCTTCGTGGTCGTGGTCGGCTTCGTCTTCCTCGCCGGCGTGCTGGCGGGGCGTCACTGGCCGCGCCTGTTGCCGTCGCTGGGCGGTGTCCCCGCTCCGCGACCCGAGCCGGACACGCGCCGGGTGGCCCAACCCGAGCGGCCGCCCGCTCCGGTGCTCAGCTTCTACCAGGATCTGCGGGCGCCGCTGCCGCCGCAGCCGCTGCCGCCGCGGTCGCGGCCGCGACCATCCCCCCTGGCTGCGCCGGAGCCCGCCAGTCCCGAGACGCCCCGGCCGCCGGCGCGCGAGCGCGATCCCCTACCGGCGGTGGCGACCCGGCGAATGGCCGGGCCGGAGCTGCCCCGCCCGCGGTTCACCATCCAGGTCGCCGCCTTCCGCACACGCCCGCAGGCCGAGAACATGCGCCAGGCCCTCGTCAAGGGTGGCTACGACGCCTACGTCTCCGAGATCCAGGGGCCGAACGGGGCGCGCTATCGCGTGCGGGTCGGCACGTACCCCACGCGCGACAACGCCCAGGAGGCGGCCCGGCGCCTGGCCGCCGAGCGGCGGCTGACGACCTTCGTCACCGCTCGCTGAGCACGCGGGGGGTCGGCGCCCCAGCGACGGTACGCCCGGTGCTATAATTGAGCCCGCATGAATCAGGTCTACAAAAACCTCGCGCTCTGGATGGTGATCGGCCTCATCGTCATCCTCCTGTTCACCGTCTTCCAGGGCGCGCAGCAGAGCGGGCACGAGCAGCCCAATTTCTCGGAGTTCCTGCGCGCGGTCGAGCAAGGGCGGGTCGACTCCGTGGTCATCCGCGGCAACCTGGTGACCTATACCCTCAGGGATAGCAGCCAGACACACCGCA
Protein-coding regions in this window:
- a CDS encoding SPOR domain-containing protein, with amino-acid sequence MRRREPTWGSQTASALVLVGFVVVVGFVFLAGVLAGRHWPRLLPSLGGVPAPRPEPDTRRVAQPERPPAPVLSFYQDLRAPLPPQPLPPRSRPRPSPLAAPEPASPETPRPPARERDPLPAVATRRMAGPELPRPRFTIQVAAFRTRPQAENMRQALVKGGYDAYVSEIQGPNGARYRVRVGTYPTRDNAQEAARRLAAERRLTTFVTAR